The sequence CAGGGTTGAGAGAATATCAACTTCACCTGTGCAAAACTCAAAAATACTTCTTACCTGAGTTTGCGATTTTGGTAGCTAGAAGCCGTGTAATCATTGAAGACTACGCTAATGCTAAAAGCCCAGAAGGTAAGGCACACCCAGGCACTATCCAAAAAATTCGAGTAGATATCATGCGATACCTGGCAGACATCGTTAAGCCAGAGGTTGATAAATTTCCCGCAGTGAACGACCGTACATTAAAAGATATTTTTGAAGAGTTTGAAGCCTCTGTACGGGGTGCATTCTCTGATATTGGTAAAGCCAAATATCAACTCAATCAAAAGAAAAATCTTGCTGCTGAGGATGATGTCAGAGCTATTAAGGTCAGCCCATTTATTGAATGGGCCGTTAGTCAAGTTTCAGAATTACCAGACTCACCAGCCAGATGGCGAGAAATAGCGATCGCGCTCATGTTGCTAACTGGTAGAAGGCAATCAGAAGTCATGAGTTCTGGGGTGTTCACCTTTGTTGATGAATCTCATGTAATTTTTGAAGGTCAATTGAAGCGCCACGTTGCAGAGTTAGTAGAAGCCGAAAAAATTCCTGTACTGGGGAAATCTGCCAGAGCCGTTGTGAATGCTATTCACTGGCTTGAGAATCATGGTAAACGCACTATACCAACTCAACGTACCCCAGAAGCATTACAAGCAGCAGCTAAGAAGTCTCATGATCGATGCTCTAGATATATTGCTGAGGCAATGGATAAGCTTTCTGTCTACTGCCAAATAGTCAACAACAAACAATGGGAGCTTGTTGACAACGGCAAAGTGGTTAATAAGTTCAAAGGTCACTTATGCCGTCAAATTTATGCTCAGGTCTGTAGTGGTCTATTTCATGATGACAATGAGTCTAAGAAAAGAGCGTACATCAGCCGAATACTACTAGAGAATCGAGATGCAGCTTTAATTTATGACCGCGATATTGAGGTCAAAGACTGGCAAGAACTCAAACAACTTTGTGGGAAATTGACAGACAATTAGTCATCTCGCTCTTGGGGCAAGCAGATCACCCCAATCCAGTATGACCAAATTTGAGTAACAAAACACACTAGTGCAGTGATGTCACAATTAAGGCAAAACTAAGGTAAATCTATGGCATTTACAAGGCAGATCTATGGCAGATTCATGGTAAATCCAAGGAATTTGTATTGGTAGAAAACTGGCAGAAACAAGGTAAATCTATGGCATTTACAAGGCAGATCTATGGCAGAAGCAAGGAATTTGGATTGAGGGAATGTGACGGGAATGTGACGCACAGTACGCCAAAAAGTTTGGAAAGTTTTTCAGGCTGAAAATTAGCCAATAACCAAATTTGACTACAGAATGACTACAAAAGCACTACAAAAGTGATGGGGAACCGTGGTTTCTCAATTGAACACAGAGGCGATCGCGCAGTAAGAAAAAATATTACAAGGTTGATAATTGAAGGTTTGATTTTGGGATTGCTAAGGATAGTCTCAAGAATGGTTTATTAGTCGTGAGCAAGCCAGAACAGCCTCAAGAGAAAGATAAACCTTCCGAAAAACAAATGATTGTCGATGGTCTTCTATTTGTCTTCGTGTTGGTTCCATCTCTACTGTTCGTTTTCAGTATGATAATTACGGATTATTTAGCTCAAAGGCCCCCGGCTCGATGGCTTGATGATGCCGCGAGAAATTCAAAGACTCTGGAGTGCCAATCAAGGAAGCAAAACAAAAGCCGCAATGCTGTAGCCGATTGTGAAAAGTGAGAGGAGCCACAGGAAGCGATCGCCTCTCCATTGCCCTTTGACCCCAAAACCCCATCGACCTAACCCATTCCGAAGCGCGAGTGGGCTTAATTTTGCGATTTAAGCAGGCTTTTGTAGTTTGCCCGTGGATTAGGCTTTGCTGTAGGGGATTGTAGCGGCGGATTAAAGTAACAGGCGATCGCCCATACCTTTTTTTAGAGCCACAGAGCAGGAAGGCAGTTAGAAGCAGCTTGCTAATTTGCTGCTAAAAATTGGGCTTTGGGAGTTAGCGCCAAAGTCAAAGCAGTTTTGATTATAGGTAAAATTTGATACTTTGCAGTTTGCGCCAATTTAAGAAAATTAAGCCAGAGAGATATTACGTCCACACCTAACCCTATATATAAGAAAATCATTGGGTGTGGACGCAGCTAGAAACTTTGCCCCGTAAGGCATACAAGCGAAAATTGGGGTTTACGTCCACAGCAGCGATTTTTACCCAAAACCGGGGTGTGGACGCGATTAATTGTTTAGAGTATACGTAGAAGCCAAGCCGGAATTCTGAGATTTTCGGGGTGTTGTACTGAGATGATATTGGGTATTGGGCATTGGGTGACGCACCTGGTAAAGTACCAGCAGATCAGATGCCTGCGGCGGTACTCTGCCTTGACCCCTTTGGGGAATGCGATGGTCATGACCAAAATTGCATTGCAAAAGGTTGTGCCGCAAGAAACTAATCAGACATAACTAATGGACGCGATCGCAAATCTTTTTGCTGGAGTTTCGTTCGCCGCTTCGCCCTTCTGTCTAAACTCACTCGCGATCGCCATCAAAGTAATGGGGTACAACAATTTTGTGCAAGTATCCAGACGCGAGAGGAATGGGGTGTATGATAAGTTGTGCATACATCTAGGTTTAAGAGAAATGGGGTGTACATAAAATTGTGCAGGTAGCGGCAAATCAGAGGAATGGGGTGTATAAGTGGGGCATATTAGGGAACGCGAGGCGAAGCCGACGCGGTTGAGGCGAACGCAGTGAGCAGTCAAAGAGCTACCGCGTTTCGGATGCAGCCGGACACCCCTTCGGGGTTTGTGCATCCTCAACCATGCCAGCGCTATGGCCAGGGGTTAAAATGCCAGCCGATGTGGTCACATGGGGTTTTGATGGGGTGATTTGGGGCGATCGCTATTTTGACAGTGACAATGTAACGGTCAGTCCATGCAGATTGTGAGAAATGGGGTGTGTACATAGTGTAACGCAGAGATCACATTTTGAGTTATGGGGTGCAAGCGTTAGTTGTGCTATAAGTGTAGTTCTAGGATTAAAAGTATAAGCAAGCACGTAAATTAAAAGATTCTGCGTAGCTATACAAGTATGGGGTGTACAAACCGGGGTACACAGCACCCCACTCATTGCTTGATGAGGTGGTGTCAGCAGTCCAGCCGCCGCAAATTACAGCTTTTAGCGCTATCATGAACAGGGCAACCTAGTTGTATGCAGACATGGGGTGCAGGCTCAGGGGGGTACAACACCCCACTCATCGAGCGAGTGGGGCATTGCAAGCAATCCAGCACCAACAAATTACAGCTTTTAGCGCTATCATAAGCAGGGTGACCTAGTGGTATGCAGACATGGGGTGCAATCTCTGGGGTGTATACAGAAATGGGGTGCAGACATGGGGTTTAATGCAGACATCTCATGCAGACACACCAAGCTGTACAGACATGGGGTGCAAACTGGGGTATACAACACCCCACTCATCGATGAGTGGGGTGTTGTATACCCCAGTTTGCACCCCATGTCTGTACAGCTTGGTGTGTCTGCATGAGATGTCTGCATTAAACCCCATGTCTGCACCCCATTTCTGTATACACCCCAGAGATTGCACCCCATGTCTGCATACCACTAGGTCACCCTGCTTATGATAGCGCTAAAAGCTGTAATTTGTTGGTGCTGGATTGCTTGCAATGCCCCACTCGCTCGATGAGTGGGGTGTTGTACCCCCCTGAGCCTGCACCCCATGTCTGCATACAACTAGGTTGCCCTGTTCATGATAGCGCTAAAAGCTGTAATTTGCGGCGGCTGGACTGCTGACACCACCTCATCAAGCAATGAGTGGGGTGCTGTGTACCCCGGTTTGTACACCCCATACTTGTATAGCTACGCAGAATCTTTTAATTTACGTGCTTGCTTATACTTTTAATCCTAGAACTACACTTATAGCACAACTAACGCTTGCACCCCATAACTCAAAATGTGATCTCTGCGTTACACTATGTACACACCCCATTTCTCACAATCTGCATGGACTGACCGTTACATTGTCACTGTCAAAATAGCGATCGCCCCAAATCACCCCATCAAAACCCCATGTGACCACATCGGCTGGCATTTTAACCCCTGGCCATAGCGCTGGCATGGTTGAGGATGCACAAACCCCGAAGGGGTGTCCGGCTGCATCCGAAACGCGGTAGCTCTTTGACTGCTCACTGCGTTCGCCTCAACCGCGTCGGCTTCGCCTCGCGTTCCCTAATATGCCCCACTTATACACCCCATTCCTCTGATTTGCCGCTACCTGCACAATTTTATGTACACCCCATTTCTCTTAAACCTAGATGTATGCACAACTTATCATACACCCCATTCCTCTCGCGTCTGGATACTTGCACAAAATTGTTGTACCCCATTACTTTGATGGCGATCGCGAGTGAGTTTAGACAGAAGGGCGAAGCGGCGAACGAAACTCCAGCAAAAAGATTTGCGATCGCGTCCATTAGTTATGTCTGATTAGTTTCTTGCGGCACAACCTTTTGCAATGCAATTTTGGTCATGACCATCGCATTCCCCAAAGGGGTCAAGGCAGAGTACCGCCGCAGGCATCTGATCTGCTGGTACTTTACCAGGTGCGTCACCCAATGCCCAATACCCAATATCATCTCAGTACAACACCCCGAAAATCTCAGAATTCCGGCTTGGCTTCTACGTATACTCTAAACAATTAATCGCGTCCACACCCCGGTTTTGGGTAAAAATCGCTGCTGTGGACGTAAACCCCAATTTTCGCTTGTATGCCTTACGGGGCAAAGTTTCTAGCTGCGTCCACACCCAATGATTTTCTTATATATAGGGTTAGGTGTGGACGTAATATCTCTCTGGCTTAATTTTCTTAAATTGGCGCAAACTGCAAAGTATCAAATTTTACCTATAATCAAAACTGCTTTGACTTTGGCGCTAACTCCCAAAGCCCAATTTTTAGCAGCAAATTAGCAAGCTGCTTCTAACTGCCTTCCTGCTCTGTGGCTCTAAAAAAAGGTATGGGCGATCGCCTGTTACTTTAATCCGCCGCTACAATCCCCTACAGCAAAGCCTAATCCACGGGCAAACTACAAAAGCCTGCTTAAATCGCAAAATTAAGCCCACTCGCGCTTCGGAATGGGTTAGGTCGATGGGGTTTTGGGGTCAAAGGGCAATGGAGAGGCGATCGCTTCCTGTGGCTCCTCTCACTTTTCACAATCGGCTACAGCATTGCGGCTTTTGTTTTGCTTCCTTGATTGGCACTCCAGAGTCTTTGAATTTCTCGCGGCATCATCAAGCCATCGAGCCGGGGGCCTTTGAGCTAAATAATCCGTAATTATCATACTGAAAACGAACAGTAGAGATGGAACCAACACGAAGACAAATAGAAGACCATCGACAATCATTTGTTTTTCGGAAGGTTTATCTTTCTCTTGAGGCTGTTCTGGCTTGCTCACGACTAATAAACCATTCTTGAGACTATCCTTAGCAATCCCAAAATCAAACCTTCAATTATCAACCTTGTAATATTTTTTCTTACTGCGCGATCGCCTCTGTGTTCAATTGAGAAACCACGGTTCCCCATCACTTTTGTAGTGCTTTTGTAGTCATTCTGTAGTCAAATTTGGTTATTGGCTAATTTTCAGCCTGAAAAACTTTCCAAACTTTTTGGCGTACTGTGCGTCACATTCCCGTCACATTCCCTCAATCCAAATTCCTTGCTTCTGCCATAGATCTGCCTTGTAAATGCCATAGATTTACCTTGTTTCTGCCAGTTTTCTACCAATACAAATTCCTTGGATTTACCATGAATCTGCCATAGATCTGCCTTGTAAATGCCATAGATTTACCTTAGTTTTGCCTTAATTGTGACATCACTGCACTAGTGTGTTTTGTTACTCAAATTTGGTCATACTGGATTGGGGTGATCTGCTTGCCCCAAGAGCGAGATGACTAATTGTCTGTCAATTTCCCACAAAGTTGTTTGAGTTCTTGCCAGTCTTTGACCTCAATATCGCGGTCATAAATTAAAGCTGCATCTCGATTCTCTAGTAGTATTCGGCTGATGTACGCTCTTTTCTTAGACTCATTGTCATCATGAAATAGACCACTACAGACCTGAGCATAAATTTGACGGCATAAGTGACCTTTGAACTTATTAACCACTTTGCCGTTGTCAACAAGCTCCCATTGTTTGTTGTTGACTATTTGGCAGTAGACAGAAAGCTTATCCATTGCCTCAGCAATATATCTAGAGCATCGATCATGAGACTTCTTAGCTGCTGCTTGTAATGCTTCTGGGGTACGTTGAGTTGGTATAGTGCGTTTACCATGATTCTCAAGCCAGTGAATAGCATTCACAACGGCTCTGGCAGATTTCCCCAGTACAGGAATTTTTTCGGCTTCTACTAACTCTGCAACGTGGCGCTTCAATTGACCTTCAAAAATTACATGAGATTCATCAACAAAGGTGAACACCCCAGAACTCATGACTTCTGATTGCCTTCTACCAGTTAGCAACATGAGCGCGATCGCTATTTCTCGCCATCTGGCTGGTGAGTCTGGTAATTCTGAAACTTGACTAACGGCCCATTCAATAAATGGGCTGACCTTAATAGCTCTGACATCATCCTCAGCAGCAAGATTTTTCTTTTGATTGAGTTGATATTTGGCTTTACCAATATCAGAGAATGCACCCCGTACAGAGGCTTCAAACTCTTCAAAAATATCTTTTAATGTACGGTCGTTCACTGCGGGAAATTTATCAACCTCTGGCTTAACGATGTCTGCCAGGTATCGCATGATATCTACTCGAATTTTTTGGATAGTGCCTGGGTGTGCCTTACCTTCTGGGCTTTTAGCATTAGCGTAGTCTTCAATGATTACACGGCTTCTAGCTACCAAAATCGCAAACTCAGGTAAGAAGTATTTTTGAGTTTTGCACAGGTGAAGTTGATATTCTCTCAACCCTGTTAGGTCATCTTTAGCCGCAGTCGCATAGTAGAGTTTTTTAGCTATACCAAGCTTTTGAGCTTCAGAATCAGAATAGTCTGATGGTTCTTCCTTTGGTGTGGTTGGTTCGGCTGTGACTTCAGTAATTTGGGGTGTTGGTTGGGGTGTAGTTTCTACAACTGCTACAGGTTGTTTTTTGGTGTTCTTAGGAGTCTTAGGGGTCTTTTTAACTTGGGTAGGCTTTGTTGTGGCGATCGGTGTCTCTACACTGCTTTCTATACTGGTTTCTACAGTTGGTTTTTTCGCGGAAGCAAGTGTTGTCTCACATAGACTGATGTACTCTATGCAAGCTTGCTTACGCCCATTTGACTGGATATAGCCAGGAGTACGCTCGATACCTTGCTGTACAAAAGGTATTTTGGTTTGACGCATTAAAAGCACTGCTTCTTTTCGTAATTCGTGAGTATCTTTGCCTTGTGCAATTTGTTCTAGTGAGCGTGTCATGATTGAAGTACGTTTTATTGTTCTGTCTTACACCCCAATTATAACACCCCATTACTAAAAAAAATGCAGATAGCATCATAAAAGTTATGGGGTGTATTGGTGGGGTGTTTAGACTTTTCTCTATGGGTTTGAATTTCCACGACTCTAAAAACCAAAGGGTAGGCTCAAAACCTACCCTTAAATTTTGGCTATGGGGTGATAGAAAGGGCGATCGCTTTTTACTATATTTCTCAAGCATTAGAAGCATATCTAAATACCCCAGTTTCAAAAGATTGAGTAATTACTCAAATGAGTGATTACTCAAATACTCAATAAAAATAACTCAGAAGCTAGCTAGACAAATACTGCCTTGAATTGTTACGCATAGGGGATTTAGAGAGTACAAATCATGAATACTTACGCTAGAGCGATCGCTGCTAGCTTGAACACTAGTATTAAATACAGCAATATATAACTTGCCCTATCAGTGAAATCATGCTTTGATACTTTGAGTATTTACTCAAATGAGCTTTTACTCAAAAATGCTGGAGTCCTTAAATGCCAACAGTGATCGCTATCCTGAACCAGAAGGGAGGCTCAGGAAAAACTACCATTGCAACTAATCTTGCTCATGCTCTACAGAGAGATGAGTACAAAGTTTTACTTGTTGACTCTGACCCACAGGGCAGTACTAGAGATTGGAATGAAGCTAACGGCGGCAGCATTATTCCTGTTGTTGGGCTTGACCGGGAAACACTAGCTAAGGATTTACAAGCAATTTCACATGGATATGATTGGATTGTCATTGATGGAGCGCCACAAATCGCCAAACTCAGTGCGGCGGCTGTCAAAACTGCGGATTTAGTCCTTATTCCAGTACAACCAAGTCCCTATGATATTTGGGCTTGTGCTGACTTGGTTGATATCATTGCCGCACGGCGAGAAGTGACTGATGGTAAGCCAAAAGCTGTTTTTGTTATCAGTCGTGCTATTAAAAATACCAAACTAAGCACAGAAATTACTAACGCCCTAGAAGATTACAACTTACCTGTACTTAAAGCGGTAACTACGCAGAGAGTAGCTTATCCCACAACAGCAGCAGAGGGGTTAACTGTGTTCAATGACCCCAGCAGTGATGCTGCTAAAGAAATTGACTTACTTAAAAAAGAAGTATTGAGGTTTATTAAGCATGGTGCTTAAAGCAAAGAAGACACGGCGCGAACATGAGCTTAAAAACTTGGCTATTGAAGAAGCCAGCAAGGAAGAAACTACACGCCTCAATGCAGAAATACCCGTCAGTCTACATAACAAAATCAAGATTCGAGCTATAGAGGAAGGCAAAGGCAGCAGCATTACAAGTATTGTCATTAAAGCTTTAGAGGCATATTTAGATACCCCAGATTCAAGCATTTGAGTAATTACTCAAATATTCATTTGAGTAATTACTCATTGCAATAGTTTTTTCATTTTCTAGACACAGAGAGTTATGCTCTGGGGGTTTCGTCAAAACCAAGCAGTCTCCTAATGATTATTTGAATGAGTCCGCTAATCAAACTCAAAGCATCAAAAACAATTTGACGCAAAAAATCCCACCTGCTTAAAGTGGGATTTTTTCTAGCTACCTGTCTATACTTCTCTAAAAAATCCCCTAAAAGTTCTTCCAGATCAGCATAAACACCAAATAGTTCAGATTGATGTATTTCCTGTTGCTGTCGTGCAAAACCTATAACACTGCTGATAATACCAGGAAAGCGTTTGGCCACAGATAAAAGAATTTGAACAGTTAAACCAGTAATTGCACCTATCGCAACTTTTGATAACCATTCTTTTGATAACCATTCTGGGACATGCAGAGACAATGCTGCTTTTACCAACCAATCAAACACCGATGGTTCCAGAGCCATAGCAGATGAAGGAGGAGGAAGAGTGAATAATCCTATTATAGAACGTCGATAATTATCTGTGATCGATAATTGTAGGTTTTCGATATAATAAAGGTGAAAGGGAGGAATTAACTTCCGATAAACCTTATCGGGTAAAAATACTTATCCAACTTATTGTTATGGCACAAACAAAAAAAGCTCAAAATCAAGAGGTAGTATGTCCGCTATCAGATATTGAAGAGATAATTTTATCGGTTCTTTCTGGGCAAAAAGAGCTTTATGGACTCCAAATCAGCAAAACAATAGAAGTAGGAAGTGAAGGCAGGCTCCAAATTGGCTTTGGCTCTCTGTATCCAGCACTACGAAGACTTGAAAGTAGAAAATTGGTTGAATCCCGATGGGACAACCAAGAATCAAGTGAAAGAGGCGGTGCTCGTAGGCGATACTATAAAATCACATCATCAGGAGAGGAAAGCTTAAGAGACAAAAGAGAAGTTAGAGAAAGTATCGCTAATTGCGAACCAGTAATAGCGTAAACCAGTAACGACAAAGTAAGAAGCACACAAAGTTAAAAATCGAAAACTTACAATTAAGTTTGTTAGTTTCATCAAAAGGGAAAGGCTGATTAAATCCAATAAAGCTAAAGGACGAGGTAAAGCTCGTCCTTAAAATTCTTTCAAAAACTAAAAATAGATTACAAATAAGTTGAAATTGATATGGCGATCGCCCCTACAACACTTGTAGGGTTGCAATTGTATTAATTGATAAGCTTACGAGCCTTGCGAGATAAAGCCGCATCCAGCAGCGATCGCACCTCAGATGGTGTAAGGTATTCTCTAGACCTGTAATGCTTGTTAGGTTTACGTCCTGGCGGCTGGGTTGTCATTTATTTGGGAGCTACTGTCCGCTTTACGCGACAAATTAATCTGCTAACCGACACATCCGGTTCTGAGGTAGCGGGATTATTGCAATATAGCGCTAAAAAGTATATGTATTTGTCTTGGATCAGTATCCAGTTCACTGTTGTTAGTCAGCACAACTAATAATATTTTTTAAGTAATTGTATTGTTGTGGTTCAAGACGAATTATTTCATTTCCTGCTTTTCCTATTGTATATCCTTGAACATATCGAATTCCAAGTTTATATAATTTTCCTAACGTTACTGGACTTGTGCTATCAAATCCTTCAATTACTACTTTTGGAGCATGAGAACGTCCTTCACTAGCAAGGTCGAGAACAAATTTGCATATAATATCAATAGAACCAGGATTAAGATTTGCTTGCTGAAGAATATCTCGATCAATTTTGACATGAGCAGGGTTCAATCCGGTTAGACGATTTACTGAAGAATGTCCAACACCAAAATCATCAATAGCAAACCCAATCTTTAAATCACGCACATAATTTCCTAATTCTTTCCGAAATACTTTTAAGGTATCTGGCAGTGGTAACTTTTCAGAAATTTCTAATATTAATTTTTCAGCTTGTATAAATTCTTCCTCAAGTAGAACTTCCTTCACAGCTTTAAAGTATGCTTCGTGCATCAATGATTGTGGATATACATTAACTGCTAACTCTTGCATGTCTTCAGGTCTTTGCTTTCCTGGAGTATTATTACAAGCTTTACGATAAGAAGTTACAGCAGTTTTGAGAAAATACTTATCAAGTTCAAGCATAAATTTGAGTCCCCAAAGTTCTGCGGCTTCAAACAAATCGCTAGGGACAGAGCTATTTTCTGGAGCGCGCGCTAAAGCTTCCCA comes from Tolypothrix sp. PCC 7712 and encodes:
- a CDS encoding protelomerase family protein; translated protein: MTRSIEQIATGKTTQELRKEAVALLRKTKIPFVQQGIERTPGYIQSNGRKQDCIEYISLCETTLASAKKPTVETSIESSVETPIATTKPTQAKTPKTPKNTKKQPVAVVETTPQPTPQITEVTAEPTTPKEEPSDYSDSEAQKLGIAKKLYYATAAKDDLTGLREYQLHLCKTQKYFLPEFAILVARSRVIIEDYANAKSPEGKAHPGTIQKIRVDIMRYLADIVKPEVDKFPAVNDRTLKDIFEEFEASVRGAFSDIGKAKYQLNQKKNLAAEDDVRAIKVSPFIEWAVSQVSELPDSPARWREIAIALMLLTGRRQSEVMSSGVFTFVDESHVIFEGQLKRHVAELVEAEKIPVLGKSARAVVNAIHWLENHGKRTIPTQRTPEALQAAAKKSHDRCSRYIAEAMDKLSVYCQIVNNKQWELVDNGKVVNKFKGHLCRQIYAQVCSGLFHDDNESKKRAYISRILLENRDAALIYDRDIEVKDWQELKQLCGKLTDN
- a CDS encoding protelomerase family protein, whose amino-acid sequence is MTRSLEQIAQGKDTHELRKEAVLLMRQTKIPFVQQGIERTPGYIQSNGRKQACIEYISLCETTLASAKKPTVETSIESSVETPIATTKPTQVKKTPKTPKNTKKQPVAVVETTPQPTPQITEVTAEPTTPKEEPSDYSDSEAQKLGIAKKLYYATAAKDDLTGLREYQLHLCKTQKYFLPEFAILVARSRVIIEDYANAKSPEGKAHPGTIQKIRVDIMRYLADIVKPEVDKFPAVNDRTLKDIFEEFEASVRGAFSDIGKAKYQLNQKKNLAAEDDVRAIKVSPFIEWAVSQVSELPDSPARWREIAIALMLLTGRRQSEVMSSGVFTFVDESHVIFEGQLKRHVAELVEAEKIPVLGKSARAVVNAIHWLENHGKRTIPTQRTPEALQAAAKKSHDRCSRYIAEAMDKLSVYCQIVNNKQWELVDNGKVVNKFKGHLCRQIYAQVCSGLFHDDNESKKRAYISRILLENRDAALIYDRDIEVKDWQELKQLCGKLTDN
- the parA gene encoding ParA family partition ATPase, whose amino-acid sequence is MPTVIAILNQKGGSGKTTIATNLAHALQRDEYKVLLVDSDPQGSTRDWNEANGGSIIPVVGLDRETLAKDLQAISHGYDWIVIDGAPQIAKLSAAAVKTADLVLIPVQPSPYDIWACADLVDIIAARREVTDGKPKAVFVISRAIKNTKLSTEITNALEDYNLPVLKAVTTQRVAYPTTAAEGLTVFNDPSSDAAKEIDLLKKEVLRFIKHGA
- a CDS encoding PadR family transcriptional regulator: MAQTKKAQNQEVVCPLSDIEEIILSVLSGQKELYGLQISKTIEVGSEGRLQIGFGSLYPALRRLESRKLVESRWDNQESSERGGARRRYYKITSSGEESLRDKREVRESIANCEPVIA